Proteins encoded together in one Triticum dicoccoides isolate Atlit2015 ecotype Zavitan chromosome 7B, WEW_v2.0, whole genome shotgun sequence window:
- the LOC119338196 gene encoding uncharacterized protein LOC119338196 has product MYTAVARLFHTTQPQMMCCTVSALLFQLYCLDKILIFQHLFHVRIFWEHQLQLLTSLHDHCPCTAAVCRSFVNRPSQVSAILAVRSERHTVPVDAVVRRHPVLLYAIPVLIVIGVPSDTRTRTPSICFIPGYCANPYVFITHSDGGQGAFGYWICPVGDGSAGYLQPVWMTVM; this is encoded by the exons ATGTACACCGCTGTGGCCAGGTTATTTCATACGACACAGCCACAG ATGATGTGCTGTACTGTTTCAGCATTATTGTTTCAGCTGTACTGTTTGGACAAAATTCTGATTTTTCAACACTTGTTCCATGTGCGAATATTCTGGGAGCACCAACTCCAACTGCTGACAAG CCTCCATGACCATTGTCCGTGCACAGCCGCCGTCTGCCGCAGCTTCGTCAATCGTCCTTCTCAGGTGTCAGCGATCTTAGCCGTGAGGAGTGAGCGACACACCGTTCCCGTTGACGCCGTCGTCCGCCGGCATCCGGTATTGCTGTACGCTATACCTGTACTGATTGTGATTGGCGTCCCATCCGACACCAGAACGAGAACCCCTTCAATTT GTTTTATTCCGGGTTACTGCGCTAATCCGTACGTGTtcattactcactccgacggaggccagggcgcgtttggttactggatctgtccggtgggagatggtagcgcgggatatcttcaaccggtttggatgacggtcatgtaa